The Solanum lycopersicum chromosome 8, SLM_r2.1 DNA segment ATGGTTCGGAGATATCTGCATGTGGAAGAACCCGATCACAACAGTCCTTGTGCACGTTCTCTTCCTTATGCTCGTCTCATTTCCTGAGCTTATTTTACCAACTGTTTTCCTTTACATGTTTCTAATAGGAGTGTGGAATTACCGTTACCGGCCTAGGTACCCTCCTCACATGAACACAAAGTTATCACAAGCTGAGTCAGTGCATCCCGATGAGCTAGACGAAGAGTTTGACACATTCCCAACTAGTCGCAGCCCTGAACTTGTGAGAATGAGGTATGATCGTCTAAGGAGCGTGGCAGGACGGATTCAAACAGTTGTTGGTGACGTTGCAACACAAGGCGAGCGCCTCCAGTCACTGCTGAGCTGGCGTGATCCCCGTGCCACAGCCCTGTTTGTCACATTTTGCCTTGTTGCTGCTCTGGCCATGTATGTGACACCATTTCAGGTAATTGCTGCCCTGATAGGCATTTACATGATGAGACATCCAAGATTTCGCCATAGGCTACCTTCTGTGCCTGTCAACTTCTTCCGCCGACTGCCTGCTAGGACAGATAGTATGTTGTAGATTGTTGAGGTCCTAGTGAGGATTCATATCGCCAATCTCTATTTGTTGGGAACTGAGGCGTAGTTGTTTTTTGTTGTACTTGAGCATTGGATGGCCTGCTACATCTATATGTATAATAAAACTCATTCCTACAATCTTTTTCCTTATTATGATTTATACATGTATCATTATATTAAATATGctttattgtttttcttaagATTTTGGATACATGAATCTCAATCTGGTTATCATTACAAAAAAgaataagataaaatttctATGAAATTGATGTTAATATGTCATTACATAGCATCGAATCCTTCAGAAGCTATGCATTTTTTAGAAGATCCAACATGGATATAACTACAATTTTAAAAGATATGAGCTGCATATTTCACTGCTGTCCCACTTATAAGGTCTTAATTCACATTTAGTGTGaactgattaaaaaaaatcgcTACTTTTGAAAGATCCAACACGCACCTAGAagcatttttgaagagttcgGATGACATAGATGAGCAAATACAAGTAAATATAACATCTTTCCTGGCAAGAATCTTGAGGCAAAAATTGCTCAAACAGAATTGAGAGAATATATCAAAGAAAATCTCAAAGTTTTTCTTGCTTTGCCAATTAGTACACCAGAAAGATGTAGTGACAAAAAATGAGGCAAAAAGCTCATTCatcaatttttctaaaataacatATGGTCCACAGCATAAAAAAACAGAAATATTACAATCTAACTTCCACCAACACCATCTTCTACACCATTTTGCTACTTTAAAGAACCTAAAAAAGAGGATACTTTTGTTACATTGTGTGTTAGCCAAAACCATCATTCTACTAGATGGGCAGAGCTAGTTAAATGGCTCGAGTTGATCTCTCCTGCCGCGTTTCATTTACAACAACAGCACATATATACAACCTCTGTCTTCATGTGCCCATTGAAGCAAATCATAAATAATCATCCACGTGTCAGGTCAATCTCGGGCTGGGAATTTCTTAGTTCAGGCCTTGAAATCGGAGGCCAAACGCCAGTTGCTGGATTTGAAGTTGGATCTTGACTCAGAGTAGCCTTAATCGGTATAGATGGCTTTTCAGCAGATTCTTCCTCACTGCCTTTGGTACTAGTTTCTGGTTTGCTCTTTACCTTGGGACCATATACAAAGCTGCACACAACCACCtgcaaacaaaattaaattatttgctCGTCATGTagatactccctccgttttaatttctttgtttgGTTTTTACTTGTCAAGGAGTGCAAGTAATGATTCTTGTGGTCATAAACTAAAGATATGTAAACATACCAAAATgctctttaatcttgtggccttACAATGCCATGTGGGAAGTTTGAATTCAGGGGTAGTCAAAGAGCAAATTAAGACAAAATTGAAATGGAAGGAGTACTTCTGATCTCCACCTCAAAGGTAGAAGGTAAGAGACTCGTCGATATTAAATATGACAAGTGCAAGTTCATTATAACAACAGCAACTTCACTACCTGTACAGGGCTGGTTGCAATGAGCCTACCACCAACAGCACCCCCGAGTACATGCCCATCAGGGCTGCTAACTGATATACTTATACCACCGGTGCGATCACGTGGACCTCCACTTTCAGCGACCAAGTACGATCCAGACAAGCAAAGTATCTCAAAACGACCCTGCACAACATGATGAAACTTTTGAATCTCAGTTTAGTCAAACCACAAGTTTCACTCTATAGGGGGGCAGAAGACTCCCAACGAAATGATAAACGACCAGAGCACTGACAAAAGGTAACAAGAACAATTCTAGAGTTAAGAAGAAAATAGTAGCTAAATACATTTTTCAGCTGACATCAACATTCGCCTACATGATCAATGTTAAGACAACAAGAATCACTTCTGAATATACAAGGGAAAGCATGTATACATTTACATGTACATACCAGTTCTAGCAtggaaataaaggaaaaattgtgGGACTACAAATTgaactttaaaaataacttcttcAATTCTTGTTAGTTTTGTTTTATATGATCAACACGATATTCTTGTTGAGTTTGACTGCATGCTCAACATCAACCTTAAGAATTGTAGGATGAATAGACTATTAGGCATTCAAAATCCAATTCCATATGGTTAATAGGCTTAGCACAACTTATAAAGTGTGAGTTAAACGTGCATTACGAATTAGAATTCTGCCACGAACAAAAATCaagtatttaagtggagaaacGTAGAAGAGCATCTCCAATATCCACCAAATTTTGTACAGTGAACCAACCAAGGATTTCTCGGttgtcaaaattttaaaagtaaattcaaTTTGAAGCATTAAAGAACTAGGGGTGGTTTATCAAGAGAAATAAACCTTGCCCATAggtttttaatcattttaagaAGAATATAACACATCAGCTGATTTTATCTGAACATAATGCAAAATCACTAATTTAAAGTAGTAAATtgtgaaaaattgaaaactgAATGCTTTAAGTTAACGACTTTGTAAGTTAATGGAAGCATTATAACATATGTGATCCGAAGAAGCAATTGTGTTTGAAAGCATGATCTTAGGAGGTCTGTCATGTTTCTGTTTGGCTAAAACACATAATATTAGTTGGATACAGCTTTGACATGAACTTTAAAGTCATGCTCTTACTATGGTATGTGTTgagtaaattagtaaaatattatcAACCCAGAATTTTGGGTTGAGATCCACCATAACTAATGGGACATTAACAATCGCGGGCACTTAAATCTGTACAAGATGTTTGAAGacatcagaaaaaaaaaaagaccaaaTCAGAACAGCACCTCACTAGTCACTACAATGCAGTTCTAGCTTATCACGCAAAACAAACTATGAGGGGCAAACAAGGTTGTTCTATTCTTCTTAGCCATTATGCTCTTCCCTCATTAATCACTGCAGCAGGATCAGACCTATGCTATCCTTGGTGATGATGTTGTTGCATATAGCAGTGTTGTGAAGGAGTACCAAGGAGGAGAAACGCTCTAAATAAACGTCAAGATTTCAACTTTGAAATCCTCTAACCTCTAAACCTGGAGGTCGGGTTGATATAACACCTATATCAGCCTTCAAGACTCTTCTTCGGTGCAGAACAGCATTTGTTCTTGCTTCCATTCCTAACACTATTCCACCAATCATGCTGAGGAAAAGAGAGAGTTCAAGAAACTCTGATTTAGGGCCAAATCTTATCATACACTGATCAAAATATTAGGGTAAGAATTCCAGTGTTACATAACTATGCAAAAGTTCACTCGACATCAAAACTATATAGAATGTACATGGTGGACTCTGAACaactaaaatatttcaaattcacCTTTATAAAATCCAATAACatactcaaaaaataaaagagcatGTTCATTAAACGATTGACATCAAATCAAACAGTAAAGATCAAGTAGCAAcagaatcatgaaatcatattgCACTGCTTGTGCTTAACAAGCTCGAAGAATTATTACTGTTGTGCAGACGATAAAATGAGTCGCAGGAAACACTTGACATTTCAGAAGAACAAAGTTGTAGAACTCTAACCTCATAGGTGACAGTCGAACCAGAGCTTGTAGGAGGCCGTAATGTTACTGCAGAAAGTGACCCACTAGCTGATAAGACACATAAAGCCCTAGGCCTCTGTTCTGCAAACGCCAGTAATTTTGCAGCAACATCCTACAGACGTTAAGGTACTATGTCATGCATATTGCATATAGGGAACACGGAACACCAGTAAGCGCATTAAgcataatacaaaataatataggATGTAGGAAGCATGTTTTCAAAATCAGTAAAACGAACTGAAGAAGTTTTGGCTAATATAAAACTTTGATGGCGCGGGTATGCTTATCAACTGCTATCATATAATCCCATTTCTGCTTAAGAACTCTCTCCTCTGAGAAACTTCTAAGGAAGAGTCTTTCGAACAATATCAAGTGAGAATGGAGGAGCCATAATCTTATAAGAAATCATACAAAGCacttcaatttttcatgtgaTGCACATGGTaataaacaacaacatacccagtgtaatcccacaagtggggccTGGAAGGGTAGGATGTATGCCGACCTTACCCCTACCGTCGTGGGGTAGAGAGGCTATTCCAATAGACCCTCGGCTTaacagataaaaaaataatttgaagcaTGGTAGCAAGAACGTATGACAGCAAAACAGAAAGATACAAATCAAATCTAGCATCAGATAGTAATAAGTAAATTCTCATTCACCCATGTGCCTGATTTGGTAATATATgatagcatgatttcaaatgtaCAAATCAACAAAGTAAAACAGATAACACTACTTAACCAGATGGCTGCAAAACCATCTTTGAAGCATGTGCAAGAACACATTATACAAGCAAAACTGTTATGATCGAATCATCAAAAGAACTGTATCTTTTTTAAGAATCTGACATGGGTGTAGCAgcatttttggagagtccgagcaaATTACAAGTAAGACGAGGGAGGACGTTACCTCTCCTACGCTGATGTTTATAACATGAGGGGTAAAAGCCAATCCTGCTGAAGTATTCATCCATTCACCTGCAGTGAGCAATTCAATCTTCAGAACTAAACTCAATTATTGGTCCATCTTGTGAATTACTAGAATTGGAAAACTTAACCATCCAAGTcgaaaattatcaatttagtGAGAACCATTACCCCACCAACATCCCAGCATAAAAGATAATCACAACAAAAAGACAAATTAACCTTTATAAAAGAAGGGGGTCGACTGTGAAAGTCAAATAGCATTAAGACCTTACAAGTGGCAGAAAGCATCATTCAAGTGTCACCATCCCAAGAaatacaacaaaagaaatttgtACTGCAAGGATGTTACATGTTACCATAGGAGTAAAGCAGAGTTTGGATTTTCCTTATAAGATTATATTCCCTTTTTTAATTGTAAACAATATTCAGGCTGCGACAGTGGTGAATCCAGGATTTTCAGATCATGGGTGCTCACTATTTAATAAAAtgcataatattttaattaacgtgaaaataaaaagaatcttatttttacaaataagaTATCTAGTCTCAAATGACTGAGCAAAGTAcgattaatattaataatactttTTAGGGGAAAAAAAAAGGTCTTTTAGTCAGTACGACTCTCAATGACTTTTCATACTATGAagatattaaataattgtatcaTATCATGCATGCTTGCAATTACAAGTATTTACACTCTTAAAAGTCTTATAAAGCTTAAGCTTTAGTTTTAATAAATGAGATATTGGAGActtcaaaatggaaaaaataaactaaacaaaAGGTTAAGATTGAGATGTTACCAAAAGAAGGGCCAAGAttgataagaaagaaaaaacaagagaaaaatgTTCAGTACTATATGAAGTAGTAGTAACAAGCCTTCCCTTAAGGAAAAAAGTTCAACCGAGATTTGAATTTCTAAC contains these protein-coding regions:
- the LOC101253210 gene encoding AT-hook motif nuclear-localized protein 5-like, with translation MDGREGMVLSGGAAYYLNRGISGSGSGVGGGSGAPTRVTTPPSYKSLSNPNISVQSNVGGGGTLSSTYQAVENPSPHFSHGINMSVVSSVSSGSDPVKKKRGRPRKYGPDGSKMSLGLSPLSSTPSTGSITPGPKRAKGRPPGSGWKQKLAPLGEWMNTSAGLAFTPHVINISVGEDVAAKLLAFAEQRPRALCVLSASGSLSAVTLRPPTSSGSTVTYEGRFEILCLSGSYLVAESGGPRDRTGGISISVSSPDGHVLGGAVGGRLIATSPVQVVVCSFVYGPKVKSKPETSTKGSEEESAEKPSIPIKATLSQDPTSNPATGVWPPISRPELRNSQPEIDLTRG